Proteins encoded in a region of the Salminus brasiliensis chromosome 2, fSalBra1.hap2, whole genome shotgun sequence genome:
- the cerk gene encoding ceramide kinase isoform X1, with the protein MEKQPRLLCAQLGVESRVCEVSLSSALLSWREVVEEVGSSRRRGGAASVYGPLKAAGIHCVPVCEIISVQETEEDCPSTDVGKWQKVPQTPAGSNQHAFTVSYVERTLKHRWRCSEVTLHCTDRKLCLQWVQAIREQLALLTTRPKRLLVYINPYGGKQRGKRIYEQKVAPIFSRASISTDVIVTERANHARDHLKTEADLKKYDGVVCVGGDGMFSEIMHGLISRTQCDSGVDQGRSDEALMPCGLRIGIIPAGSTDCICYATVGSNDPVTSALHIVVGDSQPMDVCSVHHNDTFLRYSVSLLGYGFYGDMLTDSERKRWMGPARYDISGVKTFLSHRCYEGTISFLPADGNVGTPRDKIQCRSGCNICQLPSLDEQTYKDEDSISDPETKDVWQVIRGKFLAINAACMSCACPRSPKGLSPSAHLADGTADLILVRKCSRIDFLRHLLRHTNKDDQFDHPFVEVYRVRQFRFTPRYQEADSELELREVGASSSKHFFTQICREHPACGCTPTQSSWNCDGEILPHAAIQVRVHCQLIKLFARGIEEQSVFEDPSYALCAI; encoded by the exons CAGGCATCCACTGCGTGCCGGTGTGTGAGATCATATCCGTCCAGGAGACGGAGGAGGACTGCCCGAGCACCGATGTAGGGAAATGGCAGAAGGTTCCTCAAACCCCAGCTGGTTCCAACCAGCATGCTTTCACAG TGTCCTATGTGGAGAGGACTCTGAAGCACCGCTGGCGGTGCAGTGAAGTCACCCTCCATTGCACTGATAGGAAGCTGTGTCTGCAGTGGGTCCAAGCCATCAGGGAGCAGCTCGCACTATTGA CCACCCGACCGAAGCGCTTGCTGGTCTACATAAATCCCTATGGAGGAAAACAACGCGGGAAGAGGATTTACGAGCAGAAAGTGGCCCCCATCTTTTCCCGCGCCTCCATTTCCACCGACGTGATTG TGACGGAGCGCGCAAATCATGCCAGGGACCACTTGAAGACGGAGGCTGATCTGAAGAAGTATGATGG GGTGGTTTGTGTCGGCGGAGATGGCATGTTCAGCGAAATCATGCACGGCCTGATCTCCCGGACGCAGTGCGACTCCGGCGTGGACCAGGGCCGCTCGGACGAGGCGCTGATGCCTTGCGGACTTCGTATCGGCATCATCCCCGCCG GTTCGACTGACTGCATATGCTACGCTACGGTTGGCTCCAATGACCCAGTGACGTCGGCTCTGCACATCGTTGTGG GTGATTCCCAGCCGATGGACGTCTGCTCCGTCCACCACAACGACACCTTCCTCCGATACTCCGTCTCGCTTCTTGGTTACGGTTTCTACGGAGACATGTTGACTGACAGCGAGAGGAAGCGCTGGATGGGTCCTGCTCGCTACGATATCTCAG GTGTTAAAACATTTCTGTCACATCGCTGCTACGAGGGGACCATCTCCTTTCTCCCCGCTGATGGGAACGTCGGCACTCCCAGGGACAAGATTCAGTGTCGATCCGG GTGTAATATCTGCCAGCTGCCCTCGTTGGATGAGCAGACCTACAAAGACGAGGACAGCATCTCTGACCCTG AGACAAAAGACGTGTGGCAGGTCATCCGGGGGAAGTTCCTGGCCATCAACGCTGCATGCATGAGCTGTGCTTGTCCACGCAGCCCCAAAGGCCTGTCGCCCTCCGCCCACCTGGCTGACGGCACGGCTGACCTCATCCTGGTGCGCAAGTGCTCACGCATCGACTTCCTCCGCCACctgctgcgccacaccaacaaAGACGACCAG tttGACCACCCCTTTGTGGAGGTGTATCGGGTGCGACAGTTCCGCTTCACGCCCCGGTACCAGGAGGCCGACTCTGAGCTGGAGCTGAGGGAGGTGGGGGCCAGCAGCAGTAAACACTTCTTCACACAGATATGCAGGGAGCACCCAGCGTGTGGTTGCACCCCAACACAGAGCAGCTGGAACTGCGATGGGGAAATCCTACCACACGCAGCCATTCAAGTCAG agTGCACTGCCAGTTGATCAAGCTGTTTGCGAGAGGAATCGAAGAGCAGTCCGTCTTTGAGGACCCTTCTTACGCTCTCTGTGCGATATAG
- the cerk gene encoding ceramide kinase isoform X2, which translates to MEKQPRLLCAQLGVESRVCEVSLSSALLSWREVVEEVGSSRRRGGAASVYGPLKAGIHCVPVCEIISVQETEEDCPSTDVGKWQKVPQTPAGSNQHAFTVSYVERTLKHRWRCSEVTLHCTDRKLCLQWVQAIREQLALLTTRPKRLLVYINPYGGKQRGKRIYEQKVAPIFSRASISTDVIVTERANHARDHLKTEADLKKYDGVVCVGGDGMFSEIMHGLISRTQCDSGVDQGRSDEALMPCGLRIGIIPAGSTDCICYATVGSNDPVTSALHIVVGDSQPMDVCSVHHNDTFLRYSVSLLGYGFYGDMLTDSERKRWMGPARYDISGVKTFLSHRCYEGTISFLPADGNVGTPRDKIQCRSGCNICQLPSLDEQTYKDEDSISDPETKDVWQVIRGKFLAINAACMSCACPRSPKGLSPSAHLADGTADLILVRKCSRIDFLRHLLRHTNKDDQFDHPFVEVYRVRQFRFTPRYQEADSELELREVGASSSKHFFTQICREHPACGCTPTQSSWNCDGEILPHAAIQVRVHCQLIKLFARGIEEQSVFEDPSYALCAI; encoded by the exons GCATCCACTGCGTGCCGGTGTGTGAGATCATATCCGTCCAGGAGACGGAGGAGGACTGCCCGAGCACCGATGTAGGGAAATGGCAGAAGGTTCCTCAAACCCCAGCTGGTTCCAACCAGCATGCTTTCACAG TGTCCTATGTGGAGAGGACTCTGAAGCACCGCTGGCGGTGCAGTGAAGTCACCCTCCATTGCACTGATAGGAAGCTGTGTCTGCAGTGGGTCCAAGCCATCAGGGAGCAGCTCGCACTATTGA CCACCCGACCGAAGCGCTTGCTGGTCTACATAAATCCCTATGGAGGAAAACAACGCGGGAAGAGGATTTACGAGCAGAAAGTGGCCCCCATCTTTTCCCGCGCCTCCATTTCCACCGACGTGATTG TGACGGAGCGCGCAAATCATGCCAGGGACCACTTGAAGACGGAGGCTGATCTGAAGAAGTATGATGG GGTGGTTTGTGTCGGCGGAGATGGCATGTTCAGCGAAATCATGCACGGCCTGATCTCCCGGACGCAGTGCGACTCCGGCGTGGACCAGGGCCGCTCGGACGAGGCGCTGATGCCTTGCGGACTTCGTATCGGCATCATCCCCGCCG GTTCGACTGACTGCATATGCTACGCTACGGTTGGCTCCAATGACCCAGTGACGTCGGCTCTGCACATCGTTGTGG GTGATTCCCAGCCGATGGACGTCTGCTCCGTCCACCACAACGACACCTTCCTCCGATACTCCGTCTCGCTTCTTGGTTACGGTTTCTACGGAGACATGTTGACTGACAGCGAGAGGAAGCGCTGGATGGGTCCTGCTCGCTACGATATCTCAG GTGTTAAAACATTTCTGTCACATCGCTGCTACGAGGGGACCATCTCCTTTCTCCCCGCTGATGGGAACGTCGGCACTCCCAGGGACAAGATTCAGTGTCGATCCGG GTGTAATATCTGCCAGCTGCCCTCGTTGGATGAGCAGACCTACAAAGACGAGGACAGCATCTCTGACCCTG AGACAAAAGACGTGTGGCAGGTCATCCGGGGGAAGTTCCTGGCCATCAACGCTGCATGCATGAGCTGTGCTTGTCCACGCAGCCCCAAAGGCCTGTCGCCCTCCGCCCACCTGGCTGACGGCACGGCTGACCTCATCCTGGTGCGCAAGTGCTCACGCATCGACTTCCTCCGCCACctgctgcgccacaccaacaaAGACGACCAG tttGACCACCCCTTTGTGGAGGTGTATCGGGTGCGACAGTTCCGCTTCACGCCCCGGTACCAGGAGGCCGACTCTGAGCTGGAGCTGAGGGAGGTGGGGGCCAGCAGCAGTAAACACTTCTTCACACAGATATGCAGGGAGCACCCAGCGTGTGGTTGCACCCCAACACAGAGCAGCTGGAACTGCGATGGGGAAATCCTACCACACGCAGCCATTCAAGTCAG agTGCACTGCCAGTTGATCAAGCTGTTTGCGAGAGGAATCGAAGAGCAGTCCGTCTTTGAGGACCCTTCTTACGCTCTCTGTGCGATATAG